The sequence ACCGCTCGATGATCCTCTACGCCGAGCACTCGTTCAACGCCTCGACGTTCACCGGCCGTGTGATCGCGTCGACGCTGAGCGACCTGTACTCCGCCGTCGTCGGTGCGATCGGCGCGCTCAAGGGCCCGCTGCACGGCGGCGCGAACGAGGCCGTGCTGCACATCTTCGACGAGATCGGCTCGGCCGAGAACGTCGGCCCCTGGCTCGACGAGGCGCTCGCCGAGAAGCGCAAGATCATGGGCTTCGGCCACCGGGTGTACAAGCGCGGCGACTCGCGCGTGCCGACCATGAAGGCGGCGCTCGACGAGCTGGTGCACCACTTCGACCGGCCCGATGTGGCGGCCCTCTACGACGCGCTCGAGTCAGAGTTCGTCTCGCGCAAGGGCATCTACCCCAACCTCGACTACCCGTCGGGACCGGCGTACAACCTCATCGGCTTCGACACGCTCACCTTCACGCCCCTGTTCGTGGCCGCTCGTGTCACGGGGTGGACGGCGCACGTCATGGAGCAGCTCGCCTCCAACGCCCTCATCCGCCCGCTGTCGGAGTACAACGGCCCGGCCGAGCGCCACATCGACGGGTACGTCCCGGATGCGGCGACTCTCGCCGCGGTCGATCGCGCCGAGGAGTCCGCGGGGTGAGCCTCTGGCACGACCTCGAGGGAGTCGACCTCGCCGCCATGGCGCACGGCACGCTCATCGAGAACCTCGGTATCGAGATCGTCGAGGTCCGCGACGACGCGCTGGTGGGACGAATGCCGGTGGACCGGCGCACCGTGCAGCCCGCCGGCGTCCTGCACGGCGGCGCGTCGGTCGCGCTCGCCGAGACGCTCGCCTCGTGGGCCGGCTACCTCGCGGTCGATCGTGAGCGGTTCCACGCCGTCGGGCAGGAGATCAACGCCAACCACATCCGCCCGGTGTCGACGGGCTGGGTGACCGCGACCGCGACGCCGGCGAACATCGGCCGCCGCTCCCACGTGTGGGAGATCCGCATCGTCGACGAGGCCGGAAAGCTCGTGTGCATCTCGCGGTGCACGCTCGCCATCATCGAGCAGCGCAGCACCTACGCCACGCCCGACGCCCGCGGCTGACCACTTCGGCGCCCGCAGTGGCGCCACTTTCCTGAGATGGCGCACCAGATCTGGTGTGCTCTCTCAGGAAACTGCAGCCGCAACCGTTCGGCGCGGCAGATCGCACGCGCGGCGGCCCGCGGCATCCGTCACCGTCCTAGGCTGAAGAACAAGGAGGCTCTCATGCCCGAAGCCGTCATCGTCGACGTCGTCCGCACTCCGTCCGGACGCGGCAAGCCCGGGGGAGCGCTCAGTTCCGTGCATCCCGTCGACCTCGCCGCGGGTGTCCTCACGGGCCTCCTCGAGCGCAACGGGCTCGAGTCGACGCAGATCGACGACGTGCTCGTGGGGTGCGTCAGCCAGATCGGCGACCAGGCCATGAACATCGCGCGGCAGGCGGTGCTCGCCGCCGGGTTCGAAGAGACGGTTCCCGCCGTCACGATCGACCGCCAGTGCGGCTCGAGCCAGCAGGCCGCCCATTTCGCGGCGCAGGGCGTCATCGCCGGCTCCTACGACATCGTGATCGCCGCGGGCGTCGAGTCGATGAGCCGCGTGCCGCTCGGGTCGTCGCGCCAGGGCGGATCGACCGCTCCCGGCATCCGTACGCGCTACCCCGACGGGCTCGTCAACCAGGGCGTCTCGGCCGAGCTCATCGCGCAGCGGTGGGGCTTCGGCCGAGAGGAGCTCGATGCGTTCTCGGCCGAGTCGCACCGGCGGGCGGCGGATGCCTGGAGCCGCGGCGCGTTCGACTCGCAGGTGCTCCCCGTGCTCGCCGGCGGCGCCGATGCGGTCGCGTTCGACGAGACCGTGCGGGCCGGCACGACGGTGGAGGGGCTGTCGGGGCTGAACCCGGCGTTCCGCACCGACGAGCTCGCGGCGCGGTTCCCCGAGCTGGACTGGCGCATCACCGCGGGCAACTCGTCGCCGCTCACGGACGCGGCATCCGCCGCCCTCATCATGAGCGAGCAGAAGGCTGCGGAACTCGGGCTCACGCCCCGTGCTCGTTTCCACTCGTTCGCGGTCGTCGGCGACGACCCGATCATGATGCTGACGGGCCCGATCCCGGCGACCCGGCGGATCCTCGACCGCAGCGGCCTGTCGATGGGCGATCTCGACGCGTACGAGGTGAACGAGGCGTTCGCGTCGGTGCCGCTCGCGTGGCGGAAGGAGCTCGACGCCGACCCCGCGAAGCTCAACCCGTGGGGCGGAGCGATCGCGCTCGGGCACGCCGTCGGCGCGTCGGGCACGCGCCTGCTCGGAACGCTCGTCGCCCACCTCGAGGCGACCGGTGGCCGCTACGGCCTGCAGACGATGTGCGAGGGCGGCGGCATGGCCAACGCCACCATCGTCGAGCGCCTGTAGCCGTCGGCGCGGTGGAATCGGGCCGGAACCGCCGCGTCGGGCTTGAACCGCCACCGAGAACGTGGTCAACTTAGAGAACGATCCGTTCACTAAGGAGCGCCGATGCCCGCACTCGAGCACGTCACGCAGGACGCAGGGCGACTCGTGGCGCCGCTGCGGGCGTTCGGGCGCGACGATCTCGAGCGCGCCGGAGGCAAGGGCGCGAACCTCGGCGAGCTGATCAGGATCGGGATGCCGGTCCCCGACGGCTTCGTCGTCACCACCGACGCGTACGCCGCGGTCGATGTGCCGGCGCGCGATCACGCGAGCTACGAGCACGCCGAGCTGCCCGCTCCGCTCGCGCGAGCCGTCGCCGACGCCTACGCCGCACTGGGCGGCGGTCCCGTGGCGGTGCGATCCAGTGCGACGGCCGAGGATCTGCCCGGCGCCGCCTTCGCCGGCCAGCAGGACACCTACCTCAACGTGGTCGGCGAGCCGGCCCTGCTCGACGCGGTCCGCCGGTGCTGGGGCTCGCTGTGGGCGGAGCGCGCGGTCACGTACCGGGCGCGGCTCGGCATCGATCCCGACGACGTCCGCATCGCGGTGGTGGTGCAGCGCATGATCGATCCGGATGCCGCGGGCGTCATGTTCACGGCGGATCCGGTGACGGGCGACCGCGGCCACGTCGTCGTCGAGGCGGGCGCCGGGCTCGGCGAGGCGGTGGTCTCGGGGCTCGTCACTCCCGACCGCTACGTGCTGGACCGTGCAGCGAAGCTGGGGCAGTACACGCCGGGAAGGAACGAGGTCGTCGTACGGGCGACGCCCGGCGGCGGGGTCTCGCACGACACCGCGCCCGTCGCCGGCCGCCTCGACGATGCCGTCCTCGACGAGCTGGTGCGACTCGGGGGCGAGGTGGAGCGCCACTTCGGCCGTCCGCAGGACATCGAGTGGGCGGTCGAGTCGGGCCGAGTGCACCTCCTGCAGGCGCGGCCGATGACGGCGCTGCCGCCGCCCCCGCTCGCCCGCCGCCTGAATCCGCTGCAGCGCCGGCTGACGGCGGTGCTGATGGAGCTGCTGCCGACGCGCCCGTACCCGATGGACATGTCGACGTGGGTGCCGCACGGCCCGGCGGGGCTCATGGCCAAGGTCACCGAGAGCCTCGGGATCCGCCGTGCGTTCGAGGACTTCCTGCGCGAGAAGGACGGCGTCGTCTATCAGCTCGTTCCGCCCCGACCCCACCCCCTGCCCCGCGTGCTGCTCGCGCCGTTCCGGGTGGCATCGCGTGCCCGGCGCTTCGATCCGGCGCGCTGGACCGATGACCCCCGCTACGGCGCGTACCGCGAGAGGGTGCGCGAACTGGCCGCGCGGGATCTCACCGCGCTGAGCTGGGCCGAGCTCGTCCGCGTGCCGCGCGAGGCGCTCGACCTCGTGGAGCCCGTCACCGACCTGCGCATCGACTACCTCCCCGGCTCGGGTGTCGCCGTCGCGCGGCTGTTCCTCGCCCTCAGGGTCAGCCGCAGCCGCATCCGGCTCGGCGACCTGATGCTCGACGGGCGCAGCCGCACCGAGCAGGCGAACCGCGACCTCGAGGCGCTGGCGGGAACCGTGCGCGCCGATCGTGATCTCGCCGAGCGCTTCGCGACGGAGGAACCCGCCGAGCTGCTTGCGACGGCGGAACGGATGCCGCAGTTCGCGGCCCTCATCGCCGAGCACGGTCATCGCGAGTCGGCGTCTCCTCTGCTCGCCAGCTCGCCGACGTGGGGCGAGGCGCCCGAGATCGTCGTCGGCCTGGTCAAGGCGCTCGCCACCGCCGACGCAGCCCCCTCGGAGCGGCCGCGCGCCGACGCCGGATTGTCCCCGCGCCTGCGCCGCCTCGTGGAGCGCGCGCGGGCGGGTGCGGCATTCCGCGAGGACTCGCACTACGAGTTCACGCGTCCGCTGCCGATCCTGCGCGCGGCGCTGCACGAGCTGGGCGGCCGCCTGGCTGCGGCCGGCGTGCTGGACGATGCCGCCGACATCTGGCATCTGCGCCTCGAAGAGATCGAGGACCTCGACGAGCCCGCCGCGGCGGGGGGACGGCTGCGCGACGCCGCGCGCGCGCGGGCGGCCCGGCGGGACGAGCTCGCCGGCGTGCGGCTGATCGATCCCCGGTCGGTCTTCCCGGCACGTGACGCCGGCGACGCCCTCGTCGCAGGCGAGCCGGCCAGCGGCGGGCGGGTGAGCGGACCGGTCCGCATCATCCGCGAGCCCGCGGAGTTCGGACGGCTCGCGAACGGCGACATCCTCGTCTGCCCGTACACCAACCCGTCCTGGACGCCGCTGTTCCAGCGCGCGGCCGCGGTCGTCGTCGACTCGGGCGGCATCGCGTCCCACGCCGCGATCGTCGCCCGCGAGTACGGCATCCCGGCGATCATGGGCACGGCGGACGGCACCGCGGTGCTGCGCGACGGCCAGACGGTGACGGTCGACGGCGACACCGGGCGCGTGACCGCGTGACCGCCGCCGACGACCACCGCTCCCGCCCGCGCCGGCGCGGCGAGGCGCTGGACGTGGCGATCCTGGAGGCGGCGCTCGAGGAGCTCACCGAGGTGGGCTATGCGGGGCTGACGATGGAGCGGGTCGCCGAACGCGCCCGCACCGGCAAGGCGTCGCTGTACCGCCGCTGGCCCACGCGCATGGAGCTGACTCTCGACGCCGTGCGCCAAGCCATGCCCGACCCGGCCTCGCCGCCCGACACCGGCGCGTTCCGCACCGATGTCCTGGAGTGCCTGCGCGAGAACGCCGCCCTGCTGGCAGGGCCGGCCGGTCAGGCGCTCCGCGGCCTGCTCGGCGATGCGATGGCCGATCAGGAGCGCATGCGCGCGCTGCGGCGCGGCTCGCAGGGATCGGGGGTGACGGCGATGACCGAGATCGCGCGGCGGGCGGTCGCCCGCGGCGAGATCGATCCCGCAGCGGTCACGCCGGCGCGCCTCGGGGTCGCCCACGCGATGCTCCGCCAGCACTTCCTGTTCGACGGGACGGTGATCGGCGAGGACGACCTCGCCGAGATCGTCGACGACGTGGTCGTGCCGCTGTTCGCCCCGCGGCGCTGACGCACGTGCACTGCAAGCGGTTGCGAGAACCGGGTGCACACGCGAGGCCGCGGGCCTCGGCATCCGCCGGATGAAAGCCTTCTCATTGTGTAAGCGCTTGCACTCGGCGGCTCCGCCGCGCTAGTCTCGGCGGCACACAGCCCCCGGCACGTCGCCGTGCCATCGCGCCACCCCTGGAGCCACCCGTGTCGAAGACGACATCCCCACGTGTCCGCCGGATCGCCGCGAGCCTCGCCGCCGCCGCACTGATCCTCACCGGGGGTCTTGTCGCCACTGCCCCCGCCACTGCGGCGGAGCGGACGTTCGCGCTCGTCGGCAGCCTGCAGTCCGAGCTCGGGTGCCCGGGCGACTGGCAGCCCGAGTGCACGGCCACCGAGCTGCAGCCGACCGGCACCGACGGCCTCTACGCCGCCGAGTTCGAAGTGCCCGCCGGCACGTGGGAGTACAAGGTCGCCGTCGATGACGCGTGGGGCGAGTCATACGGGCTGAACGGCGGCTCCGACAACATCCCGCTGACGATCGCCGGTCCCGCGACCCTGCGATTCCTCTTCGACGACGTCACCCATCGAGTCGGCCTCGAGGCGAAGAGCCTTCGCGCGGGTTACGCTCCCGACGACGACGCGCTCGTCGCGGCGCCCGCACGCCAGGCGGGCAGCCAGGAGCAGTTCTACTTCGTCATGACCGACCGGTTCGCCAACGGCGACACGTCCAACGACGCGGGCGGGATCGACGGCGACCGGCTCGCACACGGCTTCGATCCGACCGACAAGGGCTTCTACCACGGTGGCGACATCGCGGGGCTGCGCGCGAACCTCGACTACATCAAGGGGCTCGGCACGAGCGCCATCTGGCTGACGCCCAGCTTCAAGAACCGGCCGGTGCAGGGCGAAGGCGCGAACGCGAGCGCCGGCTATCACGGGTACTGGATCACCGACTTCACCCAGATCGACCCGCACCTCGGCACCAACGCAGAGCTCGAGGCGCTCATCGCCGAAGCGCACGCCGAAGGCATCAAGGTCTACTTCGACATCATCACGAATCACACCGCCGACGTGATCGACTACGCCGAGGGCCAGTACGCCTACATCGACAAGGCGACCGGCCCCTACCGCGACGCGAGCGGCACGGCGTTCGACCCCGCCGACTACGCGGGCACGAGCGACTTCCCGGCGCTCGACGCGGCCACGTCGTTCCCCTACACGCCCCAGCTGTCCGCCGAGGACGCCGACGTGAAGGTGCCTGCGTGGCTCAACGACCCGACGTTCTACCACAACCGCGGCAACTCGACGTGGGCGGGCGAATCGGTCACCTACGGCGACTTCGACGGACTCGACGACCTCATGACCGAGCACCCGACGGTCGTGAACGGGTTCGTCGAGGTGTACCAGGACTGGATCGACCTCGGCATCGACGGCTTCCGCATCGACACCGCCAAGCACGTGAACTTCGAGTTCTGGGAGCAGTGGTCGGCCGAGGTGCTCGACTACGCCCACGCGGCGGGCAAGCCCGACTTCTTCATGTTCGGCGAGGTCTACGACGCCGACCCGGTCAAGCTCGCGCCCTACGTCCGCGACACCGACATGAACTCCGTGCTCGACTTCACCTTCCAGTCCGCCGCTGTCGGCTTCGCCGCGGGCAACAGCGCGAGGGGCCTGCACCACCTGTACGCGGGCGACGACTGGTTCACCACGCCGGACTCGTCGGCGACGGCCCTTCCGACGTTCCTCGGCAACCACGACATGGGCCGCGTCGGCTACATGCTGCAGTCCGCGCCGAACGCGCTCGAGCGCGACCTGCTCGCGCACGACCTGATGTTCCTCGGGCGCGGCCAGCCGGTCGTGTACTACGGCGACGAGCAGGGCTTCGCGGGCACCGGCGGCGACAAGGACGCACGCCAGACGCTCTTCGCGAGCCAGGTCGCGTCGTACCAGAACCAGAACCTCATCACCGGAGAGCAGGCGGGCGCCGTCGACCGCTACGCCACCACGGCGCCGGTCTACGAGCGCATCGCCGAACTGTCGGCGCTGCGCCGAGCGCACCCGACGCTCGTCAGCGGCGCGCAGATCGAGCGCCATGCCGACGACGGTGCCGGCGTGTACGCGTTCTCGCGCGTCGACCGCGACGACAAGGTCGAGTACCTCGTCGCCCTCAACAACACCGGCGCCGACAAGAGCGTCGCCCTGACGACGCTCACCGCCGGCACCTCGTACGCCCCCGTGTACGGCACGACGACCGGGATCTCGACGGATGCCTCGGCTGCGGCATCCGTCACCGTCCCGGCCCTGTCGGCCGTCGTCTACCGCGCCGACGCGCCGGTCACGGCACCGGCGACCCCGGCGGAGATCAGCGTGAACGTGCCCGCTGCGGGCGCCGGGCTCACCGGATCGGCCGGCGTCGGCGCCGACGTGCACGACGCGACGTGGCAGGAGACGAGCTTCGCGTGGCGCATCGTCGGCGGCGACGAGTGGCACGCCCTCGGCACCGCCGAAGACACCGACCCGCGGGTGTTCCACACGATCGAGGGGCTCGCGGACGGCACGCTCGTCGAGTACCGCGCCGTGACGACGGATGCCGCGGGCCGGCACTCCGCCGCCTCGACCTACGCCTCCGTCGGCAACCGCGTGAGCCTCGGCGTCGAGGAGGAGCCCGAAGAGCCGGAGGAGCCCGAGCCGCAGGATCCCACCGAGTACGGCGCGGTTAGCGTGCCCGGCAGCCTCAACAGCGAGATGGGATGCCCCGGCGACTGGCAGCCCGAGTGCGCGAACGCCGCGATGACCAAGGTCGACGGCATCTGGACCCTCGCCCTCGGCGACCTCGCCGCCGGCTCGTACGAGTACAAGATCGCGACCGAGCAGAGCTGGAACGAGAACTACGGCGCCGGCGGCGTGCCGAACGGCCCCAACATCGCGCTGAACCACGCCGGCGGACCGATCACGTTCTTCTTCGACCCGCGCACCAAGAACATCCGCTCGACGGCCGACGGGCCCGTCATCACGCTGCCCGGCTCGTTCCAGAGCGAGCTCGGCTGCGCCGGCGACTGGGCGCCCGACTGCCTCGCGAGCATGATGTTCGACCGCGACGGCGACGGCGTGTTCCAGTTCACGACCGACGACCTGCCCACCGGCTCGTACGAGGTGAAGGTCGCGCACAACCGCAGCTGGGCCGAGAACTACGGTGCCGGCGGTGCGCCGGGCGGAGCGAACATCTCGTTCAGCGCGAGCGCGGGCAAGGTCGTGACGTTCCGCTACAACCTCGCGACGCACGTGCTCACCGTGAAGGCGAGCGAACCGCCGCTCGCCGGCACCGGTGAGCTGCGCGCCCACTGGATCGACGCCCAGACCATCGCCTGGCCCGCCGACCTGGGCGCGCCCGCCGCGGGTGCGACCTGGCAGCTGTACGCATCGACGGATGCCTCGCTCGCCCTCTCGGCCGACCGCGAGGTGACCGGCGGCTCCGACCCGATCGCTCTGACGCGCATCGACGGCGGTCTCTCCGACGCGCAGAAGCAGCGCTTCCCCGCGCTCGCGGGCTCCGTCGCACTCCGCGTCGACGGCGTGGATCGAGCGGCCGCGGCCACGCTGCTGCAGGGCCAGCTGATGGTCGCGCAGAGCGGCGCCGCCGGTGCCCTCGCCGCCTTCACGGGCGTGCAGATCGCAGGCGTGCTCGACGACCTCTACGCCGACGGGGTGGCGGATGCCGAGCTCGGGGTGACGTTCGGCAAGGGCGGCAAGCCGACGTTCCGCCTCTGGGCGCCTACCGCGCAGTCGGCGACGCTGCTCACGTGGAACGCGGGCGCCGACGGCGACCCGGTGCGCCACGACGCGGCCTGGGACGAGGCATCCGGAATCTGGACCGTCACCGGCGGCAAGTCGCTCAAGGGCGACGAGTACCTGTGGGAGGTCGTGGTCTACGCCCCGACCACGCGAGCGATCGAGACCAACGCCGTCACCGACCCGTACTCGATCGCCCTCACCGTCAACTCCGAGCGTTCGGTGGCGATCGACCTCGGCGACAAGCAGTGGCGTCCGAGGGGCTGGGAGAAGACGAAGGCGCCCGTGATCGACCGGTCGGTCGACCGTGCGATCTACGAGCTCCACGTGCGCGACTTCTCGATCACCGATGAGACGGTGCCCGAGGCCGAACGCGGCACGTACTCGGCGTTCACGCGTGACAGCGCCGGCACGACGCAGTTGCGTCAGCTCGCCGACGCCGGCATCAACACCGTGCACCTGCTGCCCACGTTCGACATCGCGACCATCGAAGAGGACCGCTCGCAGCAGGCCGTGCCCGACTGCGACCTCGCCTCGATGCCGGCCGACAGCCCGGAGCAGCAGGCGTGCATCGAGGGCGTGGTCGACGCCGACGGCTTCAACTGGGGCTACGACCCGTACCACTTCTCGACCCCCGAGGGCTCGTACGCGGTGGACCCCGAGGGTGGCGCGCGGGTCGCGGAGTTCCGCTCGATGGTGGGCGCCCTCCACGGCATGGGCCTCCAGGTGGTGCTCGACAAGGTGTTCAACCACACCGCGCAGTCCGGCCAGGGCGAGAAGAGCGTGCTCGACCGGGTCGTGCCCGGGTACTACCACCGGCTCAACGCAGCCGGCGCGGTCGAGACCTCGACCTGCTGCCAGAACGTCGCGACCGAGCACGAGGTGGCGCAGAAGCTCATGGTCGACTCGGTCGTGCTGTGGGCCCGCGAGTACAAGGTCGACGGCTTCCGCTTCGACCTCATGGGCCACCACTCCAAGGCGAACATGCTCGCGATCCGCGACGCCCTCGACGAGCTGACGCTCAAGAAGGACGGCGTCGACGGCACGGCGATCTCCCTCTACGGCGAGGGCTGGAACTTCGGCGAGGTCGCGAACAACGCCCTCTTCGAGCAGGCCACGCAGGGGCAGCTCGGCGGCACCGGCATCGGCACGTTCAGCGACCGGCTGCGCGACGCCGTCCACGGCGGCAGCCCCGTCGCCGGCGAGACGATCCAGCAGCAGGGCTTCGGCACCGGCCTCGGCACCGACCCCAACGGCGCGCCGATCAACGGCACGACCGAGCAGGCGCTCGCCGATCTCGCGCACCAGACCGACCTGGTCAAGCTCGGTCTCGCGGGCAACCTCCGCGACTACGAGCTGCTCGCGTCGGACGGCACCGTGAAGGCGGGCGACGAGCTCGACTACCGCGGCTCGCCCGCCGGCTACGCCGACCAGCCCGACGAGATCATCACGTACGTCGACGCGCACGACAACGAGACGCTGTACGACCTGTCGGTGCTGAAGCT comes from Microbacterium cremeum and encodes:
- a CDS encoding bifunctional 2-methylcitrate synthase/citrate synthase; the encoded protein is MTDPDIKKGLAGVVVDYTAISKVNPETNSLLYRGYPVQELAATQPFEAVAYLLWNGELPTDVQLARLRATERSYRALPADVRAAIDLVPLDAHPMDEVRTAVSLIGARDLAGTGSVLDASGSADENLSRSIRLFAVLPSIVAYGQRRRRGLQPVAPRDDLDYAANFLWMTFGEESHEVVVDAFNRSMILYAEHSFNASTFTGRVIASTLSDLYSAVVGAIGALKGPLHGGANEAVLHIFDEIGSAENVGPWLDEALAEKRKIMGFGHRVYKRGDSRVPTMKAALDELVHHFDRPDVAALYDALESEFVSRKGIYPNLDYPSGPAYNLIGFDTLTFTPLFVAARVTGWTAHVMEQLASNALIRPLSEYNGPAERHIDGYVPDAATLAAVDRAEESAG
- a CDS encoding hotdog fold thioesterase, with amino-acid sequence MSLWHDLEGVDLAAMAHGTLIENLGIEIVEVRDDALVGRMPVDRRTVQPAGVLHGGASVALAETLASWAGYLAVDRERFHAVGQEINANHIRPVSTGWVTATATPANIGRRSHVWEIRIVDEAGKLVCISRCTLAIIEQRSTYATPDARG
- a CDS encoding thiolase family protein — protein: MPEAVIVDVVRTPSGRGKPGGALSSVHPVDLAAGVLTGLLERNGLESTQIDDVLVGCVSQIGDQAMNIARQAVLAAGFEETVPAVTIDRQCGSSQQAAHFAAQGVIAGSYDIVIAAGVESMSRVPLGSSRQGGSTAPGIRTRYPDGLVNQGVSAELIAQRWGFGREELDAFSAESHRRAADAWSRGAFDSQVLPVLAGGADAVAFDETVRAGTTVEGLSGLNPAFRTDELAARFPELDWRITAGNSSPLTDAASAALIMSEQKAAELGLTPRARFHSFAVVGDDPIMMLTGPIPATRRILDRSGLSMGDLDAYEVNEAFASVPLAWRKELDADPAKLNPWGGAIALGHAVGASGTRLLGTLVAHLEATGGRYGLQTMCEGGGMANATIVERL
- a CDS encoding PEP/pyruvate-binding domain-containing protein gives rise to the protein MPALEHVTQDAGRLVAPLRAFGRDDLERAGGKGANLGELIRIGMPVPDGFVVTTDAYAAVDVPARDHASYEHAELPAPLARAVADAYAALGGGPVAVRSSATAEDLPGAAFAGQQDTYLNVVGEPALLDAVRRCWGSLWAERAVTYRARLGIDPDDVRIAVVVQRMIDPDAAGVMFTADPVTGDRGHVVVEAGAGLGEAVVSGLVTPDRYVLDRAAKLGQYTPGRNEVVVRATPGGGVSHDTAPVAGRLDDAVLDELVRLGGEVERHFGRPQDIEWAVESGRVHLLQARPMTALPPPPLARRLNPLQRRLTAVLMELLPTRPYPMDMSTWVPHGPAGLMAKVTESLGIRRAFEDFLREKDGVVYQLVPPRPHPLPRVLLAPFRVASRARRFDPARWTDDPRYGAYRERVRELAARDLTALSWAELVRVPREALDLVEPVTDLRIDYLPGSGVAVARLFLALRVSRSRIRLGDLMLDGRSRTEQANRDLEALAGTVRADRDLAERFATEEPAELLATAERMPQFAALIAEHGHRESASPLLASSPTWGEAPEIVVGLVKALATADAAPSERPRADAGLSPRLRRLVERARAGAAFREDSHYEFTRPLPILRAALHELGGRLAAAGVLDDAADIWHLRLEEIEDLDEPAAAGGRLRDAARARAARRDELAGVRLIDPRSVFPARDAGDALVAGEPASGGRVSGPVRIIREPAEFGRLANGDILVCPYTNPSWTPLFQRAAAVVVDSGGIASHAAIVAREYGIPAIMGTADGTAVLRDGQTVTVDGDTGRVTA
- a CDS encoding TetR/AcrR family transcriptional regulator, with product MTAADDHRSRPRRRGEALDVAILEAALEELTEVGYAGLTMERVAERARTGKASLYRRWPTRMELTLDAVRQAMPDPASPPDTGAFRTDVLECLRENAALLAGPAGQALRGLLGDAMADQERMRALRRGSQGSGVTAMTEIARRAVARGEIDPAAVTPARLGVAHAMLRQHFLFDGTVIGEDDLAEIVDDVVVPLFAPRR
- the pulA gene encoding pullulanase-type alpha-1,6-glucosidase, which gives rise to MSKTTSPRVRRIAASLAAAALILTGGLVATAPATAAERTFALVGSLQSELGCPGDWQPECTATELQPTGTDGLYAAEFEVPAGTWEYKVAVDDAWGESYGLNGGSDNIPLTIAGPATLRFLFDDVTHRVGLEAKSLRAGYAPDDDALVAAPARQAGSQEQFYFVMTDRFANGDTSNDAGGIDGDRLAHGFDPTDKGFYHGGDIAGLRANLDYIKGLGTSAIWLTPSFKNRPVQGEGANASAGYHGYWITDFTQIDPHLGTNAELEALIAEAHAEGIKVYFDIITNHTADVIDYAEGQYAYIDKATGPYRDASGTAFDPADYAGTSDFPALDAATSFPYTPQLSAEDADVKVPAWLNDPTFYHNRGNSTWAGESVTYGDFDGLDDLMTEHPTVVNGFVEVYQDWIDLGIDGFRIDTAKHVNFEFWEQWSAEVLDYAHAAGKPDFFMFGEVYDADPVKLAPYVRDTDMNSVLDFTFQSAAVGFAAGNSARGLHHLYAGDDWFTTPDSSATALPTFLGNHDMGRVGYMLQSAPNALERDLLAHDLMFLGRGQPVVYYGDEQGFAGTGGDKDARQTLFASQVASYQNQNLITGEQAGAVDRYATTAPVYERIAELSALRRAHPTLVSGAQIERHADDGAGVYAFSRVDRDDKVEYLVALNNTGADKSVALTTLTAGTSYAPVYGTTTGISTDASAAASVTVPALSAVVYRADAPVTAPATPAEISVNVPAAGAGLTGSAGVGADVHDATWQETSFAWRIVGGDEWHALGTAEDTDPRVFHTIEGLADGTLVEYRAVTTDAAGRHSAASTYASVGNRVSLGVEEEPEEPEEPEPQDPTEYGAVSVPGSLNSEMGCPGDWQPECANAAMTKVDGIWTLALGDLAAGSYEYKIATEQSWNENYGAGGVPNGPNIALNHAGGPITFFFDPRTKNIRSTADGPVITLPGSFQSELGCAGDWAPDCLASMMFDRDGDGVFQFTTDDLPTGSYEVKVAHNRSWAENYGAGGAPGGANISFSASAGKVVTFRYNLATHVLTVKASEPPLAGTGELRAHWIDAQTIAWPADLGAPAAGATWQLYASTDASLALSADREVTGGSDPIALTRIDGGLSDAQKQRFPALAGSVALRVDGVDRAAAATLLQGQLMVAQSGAAGALAAFTGVQIAGVLDDLYADGVADAELGVTFGKGGKPTFRLWAPTAQSATLLTWNAGADGDPVRHDAAWDEASGIWTVTGGKSLKGDEYLWEVVVYAPTTRAIETNAVTDPYSIALTVNSERSVAIDLGDKQWRPRGWEKTKAPVIDRSVDRAIYELHVRDFSITDETVPEAERGTYSAFTRDSAGTTQLRQLADAGINTVHLLPTFDIATIEEDRSQQAVPDCDLASMPADSPEQQACIEGVVDADGFNWGYDPYHFSTPEGSYAVDPEGGARVAEFRSMVGALHGMGLQVVLDKVFNHTAQSGQGEKSVLDRVVPGYYHRLNAAGAVETSTCCQNVATEHEVAQKLMVDSVVLWAREYKVDGFRFDLMGHHSKANMLAIRDALDELTLKKDGVDGTAISLYGEGWNFGEVANNALFEQATQGQLGGTGIGTFSDRLRDAVHGGSPVAGETIQQQGFGTGLGTDPNGAPINGTTEQALADLAHQTDLVKLGLAGNLRDYELLASDGTVKAGDELDYRGSPAGYADQPDEIITYVDAHDNETLYDLSVLKLPADTTMADRVRMNTLSLATTTFAQTPSFWHAGTELLRSKSLDRNSYNSGDWFNRIDWTGQESTFGSGLPRAADNATSWSIKQPLLADPANKPAASDIATAEAAALDLLRVREEVGLLRLGSADLIGQKVTFPNSGPDAAPGVVVMLIDDLVGTDVDPELTGALVVFNAGTEPVTQTVSELEGRKFALTPALAKGSDPVVKTTTWDKATGTITVPARTAVVLVEKQAR